The Rhizobiaceae bacterium genome contains the following window.
GCATCCGGGTGCATTGCTTGTCGTTCGATGAGTCATCTGGTTCTCCTCCCCAAGCCGAGCGTTCCTCTGCACCGTTTGACACCGCTGATCAATGGCTCTTACTCTGGCGGTCGCGGGATTTCGCACAATATGCGCGAATGACTCTGTGGCGGAAATCACCGCAAGCAGGCCGGTTGCGGAGCCGAACCTGCACGGGGCCATGCGGCCCGAAAACGTGCGAACCGTCAACCGACCTGAAACTGCGCATGCCGGTTCGGCTGGCCGGCCTGCTCGATTTTGGGAGGCGGAGACACATGCGCGAAACCAGCGGATTGGTGCCCGCATTGGTCATTGCGGCCAGTCTGGCGATATCCGGCTGCATGTCCGGCGGCGAAGCCGACCAGGGCGAGCGTTCCTTCATCGAACGAAGCTGGGATTCTGTGACGGGCCTTGTCGGACGCGACCGCGCCGAGCGCAACGATGCGCTGATCAACGCCGGTGTCGATGCCGTTGGCGCAGCCGAAACGAACCCCTACATGGACCGGCAGGAGCAGGAACTGAAACGGCAGCTTTCCGGCAAGTCCGTCGATATCGCGCGCGCGGGCGACCAACTGGTGATTGCCATTCCGAGTAGTGACCTCTTCGATGCCAACAAGGACAGCCTGAAGCGCGGTTCACTGGATGATCTCAACATCATCGCCGCGGTTCTCAAGAAGAACGCGCGCACCACGGTCGATGTCTATGGTCACACCGACAATGGCGGCGATGAGAAGAAGAACCTCGACCTGACCCAGAAGCGCGCATTGGCCGTTGCGCGCCATCTTGCGGCGCAGGGCGTGGATGCCCGCCGGATGTCGGTCACCGGGTTCGGAAGTTCGCGCCCCGCAGAAGCGAATGAAACCGAGGCGGGAAAAGCGGCGAACCGGCGTATCGAAATTCAGGTGTCGCCTGTGAAGAAGCGATAGACTCTAATCTCCGTCGCCCGGATCGATTTCCGATTCCTGGTTAGCCACCACTTCGAGTTCGGTGTCCTTGCCGCCCTCGACGAGAATATTGCGCTGGTAAATGTGCTCGCGGTTCTTGGCGATGACCGTGTAGTTGCCGTTTGCCAGCACCATGGATGCGTATGGCCCCACCTTTTCCGTGACCGGGTCGCCGGATTCAGTGAGGATCGACCAGCTCGTATCGGCAAGCGCCTCGCCGCCCGGCTCGCGAACAAGCTTGAGCGTGATTTCAGCCGCCGAATGCTCGACGGCGGCTTCCGTCAGCTTGCCCGCTTCCACCCTGATGTCGGAGCGCACAACGGCATTGATCGCGCCATAGGTGGAAACGACATGATACATGCCCGCATTCAGCCGAACCACGGTGTTCGGCTTCACATCCTTGGCGACGAGCGCCCGGTCGCCATTGGCGTCCTGCTTCGTCTCGTAGATCGAAAACCGCAGCTTTTCGCCATGAACCTGCGTTCCGTTCGGCCCGACCGCGTTCAGCTTGAGCCCGCCGGCATCGAGTACGACAATTTCGGTGGCCGCATTTTTCTGGAGCGTGATGCGCTTGGTTGCGCCAGCGCGCCCGAAGGCTGCGTGCACCAGATAACTGCCCGGCACGAGTTCGAATGTCGCGCTGCCCCCTTGCGAAGTGGCGACCAGCGGCAGTTTTCCGTCCGGTCCGGGGTCGGGGCGAAAAACGCGCCAGGTCAATCCGCGCGCGACGTCCTTGCCGTCCTCGGTCAGCTTTGCCTTGAGGTTGAGCGCGATGTTGCCGGTGCGTGCGACCGGCCCGGCGGGCACTGCCGGCGCGTAGCCGGATATGCCCGGAAGCCCGGGGTCGGGCATGCCGGGCGAGCTGAAATCCTGCGCTGCGGCGGGCCAGGCCAGCGCAGCCAGAATCGAAGCAAGAGCAAAATTGTGTGTCATCCCCTCATACATAGCTTGCCATGAAGCGAGTCGCGATGGCATTTTCATGGCCGATTTCCAGCTAGAGCGTTTCATGGGCAGGTTGAAGCATTCTGCCGGCGACGGTTTGCGGCAAGGCCAAGGGGTTTGTCGCAGGTCGGGCTGGTGGCCCGGACAAGACAAAGACCGAAGGATTTGGCGCAAACCGGCCCGGCCCTTCGGGTTTGCGTTTGGCGGGCGCCCACTTCGTCATGCCGCTCGACCGGGCAACCAGCCCGTTCTTCGCGACCTTCCTTGTGGATCGCCTCGCCAAACGACAAACAGAATGATTCAACCTGCCCATGAAACGCTCTAGGCGTACCCCGGTGGGTTCCAAGCCGTTCCAATCATCTGCCGGGAGAATTCCTGTTGAACAAGACTGTCGTCGATTTTCTTTTGACCCGGGTGTCACCGCCCATCCATGAATTGCACGAGCCGGGGCCGGATGACGCCGCAATCGAAACACTGATCCGCATCGCCTCGCGCGTGCCTGACCACGGGCGGCTGGCCCCGTGGCGGTTCATCGTCTATCGCGGAGAGGCGCGTCACCGCGTCGGGGAAATGCTGGCCGATCTTGCCGAAAAGCGCGAAGGGCCGCTGGCGGAGGGTCGTCGCAATCAGGAACTGACGCGGTTTTCGCGTGCGCCCGTGGTGATCGGCGTGGTGTCCGCGCCCAAGGAAAACCCGAAAATTCCGCAATGGGAAATGTTCCTCTCGGGGGGTGCTGCGGCAATGAACCTGTTGCTTGGCGCAACAGCGCTCGGCTTCGGCGCCAACTGGATCACCAACTGGTATTCCGCCGTGCCGGAAGGCCGCGCAATTCTGGGCCTCGCTCCCGACGAGCAGGTGGTCGGATTCGTTCACATCGGCACACATACCGGCCGGCAGACAGACCGCCCGCGGCCCGATCCGGAAACGATCTATTCCGACTATTCCGGTCCGTGGAAGGAATAGCGCCCGCCGGGCTCAGCTATTCAGCCGGGCGAGCAGCCGCTCCGCCAATCGCAGGTGAGGGCGGTCGTACATCTTGCCATCGACGGCAACGACGCCCGGACTGCCCGCTGCGGCAAAGGCATCGATGATGGCACGGGCCTGCTCGACCGCTTCCGGAGAGGGCGTGAACGCGGCATTGATGACCGGGATCTGATCGGGGTGAATGGCCATCTTGGCGGTGAAGCCGTCGCGCTCGGCTTCGCGGCATTCGGCCTCGAAGCCGGCCATGTCGCGAAAGTTCGGAAAAACCGTATCGACGGCCGGCACGTCCGCAGCCGCCGACGCCAGCAAGGTCACGGCGCGCGCCAGCCTGAAGGCGTCTGTGTATCGTCCCGAACCGTCGCGTGCGGTGCGCGCGCCGAGTGCTGCGGACAGGTCCTCGGCGCCCCACGTCAATCCGGACAGGCGCGGGCTGCATCCGGCATAGGTGCCGCCAGTGAAAACTCCTGCCGGCGTCTCGGTGATGAGCGGGAGGATGCGGATGCCGCCGTCTTCCAGCCCGGCCTCGGCCTCATGGACGCGCAACATGGAGGAGAGTTGCTGCACATCCCGTCCGCTGTTGGACTTGGGCAGCATGATGCCATCCGGCGCGGCCTTCACGATTGCGGCGAGATCGGCGTCCGTCATCCCGGTCGCAAGGTCATTCACACGCACATAGATCCGCGCGCGGGTCGCGTGTCGCTCGGCCCCGATGAAGGCGGCGGCTGTCGCGCGCGCGGCTTCCTTGTTGGACAGCGCGACGGAATCCTCCAGATCGACAATGACGACATCGGCCTCGGAGGCGAAGCCCTTCGCCAGCTTCCGTTCCGAATCGGCGGGTACGAACAAAAGCGAGCGCATCAGGTGGGCCGCTTCTTCAACATGGCCTGCCGTATCGTCCTCGCGACCAGAACCCCGTCCTGATTGTAGGCGCGATGCTCGAATTCTACGATCCCGCGGTCATTCTTCGATTTCGACTCGCGCACGGATTTGACCTCGGTCTCCACCCTGATCGTGTCGCCATGAAAGACCGGATGCGGGAACACGGTGTCGGTCATGCCGAGATTGGCAAGGGTCG
Protein-coding sequences here:
- a CDS encoding CoA ester lyase, yielding MRSLLFVPADSERKLAKGFASEADVVIVDLEDSVALSNKEAARATAAAFIGAERHATRARIYVRVNDLATGMTDADLAAIVKAAPDGIMLPKSNSGRDVQQLSSMLRVHEAEAGLEDGGIRILPLITETPAGVFTGGTYAGCSPRLSGLTWGAEDLSAALGARTARDGSGRYTDAFRLARAVTLLASAAADVPAVDTVFPNFRDMAGFEAECREAERDGFTAKMAIHPDQIPVINAAFTPSPEAVEQARAIIDAFAAAGSPGVVAVDGKMYDRPHLRLAERLLARLNS
- a CDS encoding OmpA family protein, encoding MRETSGLVPALVIAASLAISGCMSGGEADQGERSFIERSWDSVTGLVGRDRAERNDALINAGVDAVGAAETNPYMDRQEQELKRQLSGKSVDIARAGDQLVIAIPSSDLFDANKDSLKRGSLDDLNIIAAVLKKNARTTVDVYGHTDNGGDEKKNLDLTQKRALAVARHLAAQGVDARRMSVTGFGSSRPAEANETEAGKAANRRIEIQVSPVKKR
- a CDS encoding nitroreductase produces the protein MNKTVVDFLLTRVSPPIHELHEPGPDDAAIETLIRIASRVPDHGRLAPWRFIVYRGEARHRVGEMLADLAEKREGPLAEGRRNQELTRFSRAPVVIGVVSAPKENPKIPQWEMFLSGGAAAMNLLLGATALGFGANWITNWYSAVPEGRAILGLAPDEQVVGFVHIGTHTGRQTDRPRPDPETIYSDYSGPWKE